One Undibacter mobilis genomic region harbors:
- the metW gene encoding methionine biosynthesis protein MetW has protein sequence MSDRKLNPQVRNGSGARVDLMLVSEMVGHGAKVLDVGCGDGELLQILAETRNVDGRGIELSREGVNECVAKGLAVIQGDADTDLADYPDDAFDYVVLSQTLQATRQPRVVLEHMLRIGRHAIVSFPNFGHWTVRMQLLFAGHMPRTDILPYSWYDTPNIHHCTIKDFVQLCQTVGVSIDKAVALNAWGSPLRLNAPWWFWNMFGEQGVFLLSRKS, from the coding sequence ATGAGCGACAGAAAATTAAATCCGCAGGTTCGCAACGGCAGCGGCGCGCGCGTCGATCTCATGCTGGTCAGCGAGATGGTCGGGCACGGCGCCAAGGTGCTCGACGTTGGCTGCGGTGACGGCGAGTTGCTGCAGATTCTTGCCGAGACGCGCAATGTCGACGGTCGCGGCATCGAACTGTCGCGCGAGGGCGTCAATGAATGCGTTGCCAAGGGGCTCGCCGTGATCCAAGGCGATGCCGATACCGATCTCGCCGATTATCCGGACGATGCCTTCGACTACGTCGTCCTGTCGCAGACTCTTCAGGCGACACGCCAGCCGCGCGTTGTGCTTGAACACATGCTGCGGATCGGCCGGCATGCCATCGTCTCGTTTCCGAATTTCGGCCACTGGACAGTGCGCATGCAGCTCCTGTTCGCCGGACACATGCCGCGCACGGATATTCTGCCCTACAGCTGGTATGACACGCCGAACATTCATCACTGTACGATCAAGGATTTCGTGCAGCTCTGTCAGACGGTCGGCGTTTCGATCGACAAGGCGGTGGCGCTGAATGCGTGGGGGTCGCCGCTGCGTCTCAATGCGCCGTGGTGGTTCTGGAACATGTTTGGCGAGCAGGGCGTATTTCTGTTGAGCCGCAAGAGCTGA